Proteins encoded within one genomic window of Brienomyrus brachyistius isolate T26 chromosome 22, BBRACH_0.4, whole genome shotgun sequence:
- the LOC125718192 gene encoding Fc receptor-like protein 5 isoform X5, which yields MDTLPHRLLLLALVSACAGQEVPLDTELAVTIEISFLPSDKIIEGDSLEVHCRVRRPLPPGLKVLVMKGPTILKSGSKKAFWNTSLARAADGGNYTCKAEANGIQKSVSRSVHVAELTITPEISFLPSDKIIEGDSLEVHCRVRRPLPPGLKVLVMKGPTILNSGSQEAFWNTSLARAADAGTYMCKAEANGIQKSVSRSVHVAELFSMPVLTVQPADVFEGQMLTFSCKSAHIDSQRINANDVKYHLYKDDIKVADLPSGEYRMFADLRFNGNYSCQAKAKSVQKWSSAFVLKTKELTITPEISFLPSDKIIEGDSLEVHCRVRRPPPPGLKVLVMRGPTILNSGSQEAFWNTNLAQAADAGTYMCKAEANDIQKSVSRSVHVAELFSMPVLTVQPADVFEGQMLTFSCKSAHIDSQRINANDVKYHLYKDNMKVADLPSGEYRVTADVHHDGNYSCQAEAKSVQKRSSAFVLKIKVFTINKVTLTILPATEVQRDTDVELKCDCAANVSKMATLTYQYSFYKYEQLIHAENHSFSHLSHRLHAVRVPTSGLYSCEVKILTASKRSEAEFLRVTGVETPSLKVSSGEIFEGEELSVECRAPKEEGPFSFSFYYNATLFHTNSSKENFLSTKLKFEQAGKYEVHCNYKLMLFQATSEKSNREAVTVRELFSKPVLSMPPPDVFEGQMLTFSCKSAHIDSQRINANDVKYHLYKDNVKVEDLPSGEYRITADVHHDGNYSCQAEAKSVRKQSLAFVLKTKVLVSEPLIEAWGNVILGRPFSIVCQSVRGSLPITYTLLFKGNAVSSFIVHSPQDRAIFNITSMTINSREEIRDFKCFAQNFGDKSKRPSLALNTTVTEPVSDPQLTAMTSTGNVVEGKELILFCTVKDGSPPFTFEWYHNGEIINSSTTDERKHSYTLSKIEHKQGGRYYCQVQNNETESRRSEEITVTVKNAPWKTAVTGSTIVLLLSIITFSLIYCIDKKGKRKEKETELYLKASKFKSDVSVAVTPAHTGYNKASHSVVSDNEERSTCPSSGTSAFYAPRGTESSDDALLKDQKSSQEDDRNPNNCTEKSALVCCTGTPTVPANRSEGAVDTGSVLYAQLNHDRENPKQIPSPP from the exons ATGGACACCCTACCTCACCGCCTGCTCCTCCTGGCCCTCGTCTCTGCCT GTGCAGGGCAAGAAGTCCCGTTGGACACAG AACTCGCCGTTACGATTGAGATTAGCTTTCTGCCGTCGGATAAAATCATTgagggggacagcctggaggtCCACTGCAGGGTCCGCCGGCCCCTACCACCTGGCCTCAAAGTCCTCGTGATGAAGGGCCCCACCATCCTGAAGAGCGGATCAAAAAAAGCCTTCTGGAACACGAGCCTGGCACGAGCAGCAGATGGTGGAAATTATACGTGCAAAGCAGAGGCTAACGGCATACAGAAGAGCGTCTCGCGCTCCGTGCATGTGGCAG AACTCACCATTACGCCTGAGATTAGCTTTCTGCCGTCGGATAAAATCATTgagggggacagcctggaggtCCACTGCAGGGTCCGCCGGCCCCTACCACCTGGCCTCAAAGTCCTCGTGATGAAGGGCCCCACCATCCTGAATAGCGGATCACAAGAAGCCTTCTGGAACACGAGCCTGGCACGAGCAGCAGATGCTGGAACTTACATGTGCAAAGCAGAGGCTAACGGCATACAGAAGAGCGTCTCGCGCTCCGTACATGTGGCAG AGTTGTTCTCGATGCCAGTGTTGACCGTACAACCAGCAGATGTCTTTGAAGGACAGATGCTGACATTTTCCTGCAAGTCTGCCCACATAGACTCCCAAAGAATCAACGCCAATGATGTGAAATATCACCTCTACAAGGATGACATCAAAGTGGCAGATCTTCCATCTGGAGAGTACAGAATGTTTGCAGACTTGCGTTTCAATGGGAATTACTCCTGTCAGGCCAAGGCTAAATCCGTCCAAAAATGGAGCTCAGCGTTTGTCCTGAAAACGAAAG AACTCACCATTACGCCTGAGATTAGCTTTCTGCCGTCGGATAAAATCATTgagggggacagcctggaggtCCACTGCAGGGTCCGCCGGCCCCCACCACCTGGCCTCAAAGTCCTCGTGATGAGGGGCCCCACCATCCTGAATAGCGGATCACAAGAAGCCTTCTGGAACACGAACCTGGCACAAGCAGCAGATGCTGGAACTTACATGTGCAAAGCAGAGGCTAATGACATACAGAAGAGCGTCTCGCGCTCCGTGCATGTGGCAG AGTTGTTCTCAATGCCAGTGTTGACCGTACAACCAGCAGATGTCTTTGAAGGACAGATGCTGACATTTTCTTGCAAGTCTGCCCACATAGACTCCCAAAGAATCAACGCCAATGATGTGAAATATCACCTCTACAAGGATAACATGAAAGTGGCAGATCTTCCATCTGGAGAGTACAGAGTAACTGCAGACGTGCATCACGATGGGAATTACTCCTGTCAGGCCGAGGCTAAATCCGTCCAAAAACGGAGCTCAGCGTTTGTCCTGAAAATTAAAG TCTTCACCATAAACAAAGTGACACTGACGATTTTACCAGCCACTGAGGTACAGAGAGACACTGACGTCGAGCTCAAATGCGACTGTGCTGCCAACGTGTCCAAGATGGCCACCCTAACCTACCAATATAGCTTCTATAAATACGAGCAGCTGATACACGCAGAAAACCACAGCTTCAGCCACCTGAGCCACCGCCTGCATGCGGTCAGGGTTCCCACCTCTGGATTGTACTCCTGTGAGGTCAAGATCCTGACTGCCAGCAAGAGGAGCGAGGCAGAGTTTCTCAGAGTCACAG GTGTGGAGACTCCCTCTCTGAAAGTGTCCAGCGGTGAAATCTTTGAGGGGGAGGAACTAAGTGTTGAGTGCAGAGCCCCCAAGGAGGAGGGTCCCTTCTCCTTCAGTTTCTACTACAACGCGACCCTCTTTCACACGAACTCCAGCAAAGAAAACTTTCTGTCGACCAAGCTGAAGTTTGAGCAGGCAGGAAAGTATGAAGTGCACTGTAACTATAAACTAATGCTATTCCAGGCAACATCGGAGAAGAGCAACAGGGAGGCGGTGACTGTGCGAG AGTTGTTCTCGAAGCCAGTGTTGTCCATGCCACCTCCAGATGTCTTTGAAGGACAGATGCTGACATTTTCCTGCAAGTCTGCCCACATAGACTCCCAAAGAATCAACGCCAATGACGTGAAATATCACCTCTACAAAGATAACGTCAAAGtggaagatcttccatctggagAGTACAGAATAACTGCAGACGTGCATCACGATGGGAATTACTCCTGTCAGGCCGAGGCTAAATCCGTCCGAAAACAGAGCTTAGCGTTTGTCCTGAAAACGAAAG TCCTGGTGTCCGAGCCCCTGATCGAGGCCTGGGGGAATGTGATCCTGGGGAGGCCCTTTTCCATTGTATGCCAGAGTGTGCGAGGCAGCCTGCCCATCACCTACACTTTGCTGTTTAAGGGGAACGCGGTCAGCAGCTTCATTGTGCACTCGCCTCAGGACCGAGCCATCTTCAACATTACCAGCATGACCATCAATTCAAGGGAAGAGATCCGCGATTTCAAATGCTTTGCCCAGAACTTTGGGGACAAGTCAAAGAGGCCTAGCCTTGCACTCAACACTACAGTCACAG AGCCAGTGTCGGATCCACAGCTTACGGCCATGACCAGCACCGGAAACGTGGTTGAAGGGAAAGAGCTAATCCTCTTCTGCACTGTCAAAGACGGCTCCCCTCCCTTCACCTTTGAATGGTACCATAACGGGGAGATCATCAATAGCAGCACCACGGATGAGAGGAAGCACAGCTACACTTTGAGCAAAATAGAGCACAAGCAGGGAGGGAGGTATTACTGCCAGGTTCAGAATAATGAGACGGAGAGCCGGCGGAGCGAGGAAATCACAGTGACAG TGAAAAATGCCCCATGGAAGACTGCCGTGACTGGCTCCACCATAGTCCTACTGCTCAGCATCATCACGTTTTCCTTGATCTACTGCATAGATAAAAAAG GCAAGAGAAAAGAGAAAGAAACTGAGCTCTATCT CAAGGCATCGAAGTTTAAATCAGACGTCTCTGTAGCTGTAACTCCTGCCCACACAGGATATAATAAAG CGTCCCATTCAGTTGTCAGCGACAATGAGGAACGGTCTACCTGCCCGTCATCTGGCACCAGTGCCTTTTACGCTCCTCGGGGAACAGAGAGCTCAGACGacgccttgctgaaggaccagAAATCATCACAAGAAG ATGACCGGAACCCCAATAACTGCACTGAAAAGTCAGCGCTGGTGTGCTGTACAGGAACGCCTACAGTCCCAGCCAATCGCAGTGAAG GTGCTGTTGACACT GGCTCTGTTCTGTATGCCCAGCTAAACCATGACAGAGAGAACCCAAAGCAGATACCTTCTCCACCATAA
- the LOC125718192 gene encoding platelet endothelial cell adhesion molecule-like isoform X2: protein MDTLPHRLLLLALVSACAGQEVPLDTELAVTIEISFLPSDKIIEGDSLEVHCRVRRPLPPGLKVLVMKGPTILKSGSKKAFWNTSLARAADGGNYTCKAEANGIQKSVSRSVHVAELFSMPVLTVQPADVFEGQMLTFSCKSAHIDSQRINANDVKYHLYKDDIKVADLPSGEYRMFADLRFNGNYSCQAKAKSVQKWSSAFVLKTKELTITPEISFLPSDKIIEGDSLEVHCRVRRPLPPGLKVLVMRGPTILNSGSQEAFWNTSLAQAADAGTYMCKAEANDIQKSVSRSVHVAELFSKPVLSMPPPDVFEGQMLTFSCKSAHIDSQRINANDVKYHLYKDNVKVADLPSGEYRITADVHHDGNYSCQAEAKSVQKQSLAFVLKTKELTITPEISFLPSDKIIEGDSLEVHCRVRRPPPPGLKVLVMRGPTILNSGSQEAFWNTNLAQAADAGTYMCKAEANDIQKSVSRSVHVAELFSMPVLTVQPADVFEGQMLTFSCKSAHIDSQRINANDVKYHLYKDNMKVADLPSGEYRVTADVHHDGNYSCQAEAKSVQKRSSAFVLKIKVFTINKVTLTILPATEVQRDTDVELKCDCAANVSKMATLTYQYSFYKYEQLIHAENHSFSHLSHRLHAVRVPTSGLYSCEVKILTASKRSEAEFLRVTGVETPSLKVSSGEIFEGEELSVECRAPKEEGPFSFSFYYNATLFHTNSSKENFLSTKLKFEQAGKYEVHCNYKLMLFQATSEKSNREAVTVRELFSKPVLSMPPPDVFEGQMLTFSCKSAHIDSQRINANDVKYHLYKDNVKVEDLPSGEYRITADVHHDGNYSCQAEAKSVRKQSLAFVLKTKVLVSEPLIEAWGNVILGRPFSIVCQSVRGSLPITYTLLFKGNAVSSFIVHSPQDRAIFNITSMTINSREEIRDFKCFAQNFGDKSKRPSLALNTTVTEPVSDPQLTAMTSTGNVVEGKELILFCTVKDGSPPFTFEWYHNGEIINSSTTDERKHSYTLSKIEHKQGGRYYCQVQNNETESRRSEEITVTVKNAPWKTAVTGSTIVLLLSIITFSLIYCIDKKGKRKEKETELYLKASKFKSDVSVAVTPAHTGYNKASHSVVSDNEERSTCPSSGTSAFYAPRGTESSDDALLKDQKSSQEDDRNPNNCTEKSALVCCTGTPTVPANRSEGAVDTGSVLYAQLNHDRENPKQIPSPP, encoded by the exons ATGGACACCCTACCTCACCGCCTGCTCCTCCTGGCCCTCGTCTCTGCCT GTGCAGGGCAAGAAGTCCCGTTGGACACAG AACTCGCCGTTACGATTGAGATTAGCTTTCTGCCGTCGGATAAAATCATTgagggggacagcctggaggtCCACTGCAGGGTCCGCCGGCCCCTACCACCTGGCCTCAAAGTCCTCGTGATGAAGGGCCCCACCATCCTGAAGAGCGGATCAAAAAAAGCCTTCTGGAACACGAGCCTGGCACGAGCAGCAGATGGTGGAAATTATACGTGCAAAGCAGAGGCTAACGGCATACAGAAGAGCGTCTCGCGCTCCGTGCATGTGGCAG AGTTGTTCTCGATGCCAGTGTTGACCGTACAACCAGCAGATGTCTTTGAAGGACAGATGCTGACATTTTCCTGCAAGTCTGCCCACATAGACTCCCAAAGAATCAACGCCAATGATGTGAAATATCACCTCTACAAGGATGACATCAAAGTGGCAGATCTTCCATCTGGAGAGTACAGAATGTTTGCAGACTTGCGTTTCAATGGGAATTACTCCTGTCAGGCCAAGGCTAAATCCGTCCAAAAATGGAGCTCAGCGTTTGTCCTGAAAACGAAAG AACTCACCATTACGCCTGAGATTAGCTTTCTGCCGTCGGATAAAATCATTgagggggacagcctggaggtCCACTGCAGGGTCCGCCGGCCCCTACCACCTGGCCTCAAAGTCCTCGTGATGAGGGGCCCCACCATCCTGAATAGCGGATCACAAGAAGCCTTCTGGAACACGAGCCTGGCACAAGCAGCAGATGCTGGAACTTACATGTGCAAAGCAGAGGCTAACGACATACAGAAGAGCGTCTCGCGCTCCGTGCATGTGGCAG AGTTGTTCTCGAAGCCAGTGTTGTCCATGCCACCTCCAGATGTCTTTGAAGGACAGATGCTGACATTTTCCTGCAAGTCTGCCCACATAGACTCCCAAAGAATCAACGCCAATGATGTGAAATATCACCTCTACAAGGATAACGTCAAAGTGGCAGATCTTCCATCTGGAGAGTACAGAATAACTGCAGACGTGCATCACGATGGGAATTACTCCTGTCAGGCCGAGGCTAAATCCGTCCAAAAACAGAGCTTAGCTTTTGTCCTGAAAACGAAAG AACTCACCATTACGCCTGAGATTAGCTTTCTGCCGTCGGATAAAATCATTgagggggacagcctggaggtCCACTGCAGGGTCCGCCGGCCCCCACCACCTGGCCTCAAAGTCCTCGTGATGAGGGGCCCCACCATCCTGAATAGCGGATCACAAGAAGCCTTCTGGAACACGAACCTGGCACAAGCAGCAGATGCTGGAACTTACATGTGCAAAGCAGAGGCTAATGACATACAGAAGAGCGTCTCGCGCTCCGTGCATGTGGCAG AGTTGTTCTCAATGCCAGTGTTGACCGTACAACCAGCAGATGTCTTTGAAGGACAGATGCTGACATTTTCTTGCAAGTCTGCCCACATAGACTCCCAAAGAATCAACGCCAATGATGTGAAATATCACCTCTACAAGGATAACATGAAAGTGGCAGATCTTCCATCTGGAGAGTACAGAGTAACTGCAGACGTGCATCACGATGGGAATTACTCCTGTCAGGCCGAGGCTAAATCCGTCCAAAAACGGAGCTCAGCGTTTGTCCTGAAAATTAAAG TCTTCACCATAAACAAAGTGACACTGACGATTTTACCAGCCACTGAGGTACAGAGAGACACTGACGTCGAGCTCAAATGCGACTGTGCTGCCAACGTGTCCAAGATGGCCACCCTAACCTACCAATATAGCTTCTATAAATACGAGCAGCTGATACACGCAGAAAACCACAGCTTCAGCCACCTGAGCCACCGCCTGCATGCGGTCAGGGTTCCCACCTCTGGATTGTACTCCTGTGAGGTCAAGATCCTGACTGCCAGCAAGAGGAGCGAGGCAGAGTTTCTCAGAGTCACAG GTGTGGAGACTCCCTCTCTGAAAGTGTCCAGCGGTGAAATCTTTGAGGGGGAGGAACTAAGTGTTGAGTGCAGAGCCCCCAAGGAGGAGGGTCCCTTCTCCTTCAGTTTCTACTACAACGCGACCCTCTTTCACACGAACTCCAGCAAAGAAAACTTTCTGTCGACCAAGCTGAAGTTTGAGCAGGCAGGAAAGTATGAAGTGCACTGTAACTATAAACTAATGCTATTCCAGGCAACATCGGAGAAGAGCAACAGGGAGGCGGTGACTGTGCGAG AGTTGTTCTCGAAGCCAGTGTTGTCCATGCCACCTCCAGATGTCTTTGAAGGACAGATGCTGACATTTTCCTGCAAGTCTGCCCACATAGACTCCCAAAGAATCAACGCCAATGACGTGAAATATCACCTCTACAAAGATAACGTCAAAGtggaagatcttccatctggagAGTACAGAATAACTGCAGACGTGCATCACGATGGGAATTACTCCTGTCAGGCCGAGGCTAAATCCGTCCGAAAACAGAGCTTAGCGTTTGTCCTGAAAACGAAAG TCCTGGTGTCCGAGCCCCTGATCGAGGCCTGGGGGAATGTGATCCTGGGGAGGCCCTTTTCCATTGTATGCCAGAGTGTGCGAGGCAGCCTGCCCATCACCTACACTTTGCTGTTTAAGGGGAACGCGGTCAGCAGCTTCATTGTGCACTCGCCTCAGGACCGAGCCATCTTCAACATTACCAGCATGACCATCAATTCAAGGGAAGAGATCCGCGATTTCAAATGCTTTGCCCAGAACTTTGGGGACAAGTCAAAGAGGCCTAGCCTTGCACTCAACACTACAGTCACAG AGCCAGTGTCGGATCCACAGCTTACGGCCATGACCAGCACCGGAAACGTGGTTGAAGGGAAAGAGCTAATCCTCTTCTGCACTGTCAAAGACGGCTCCCCTCCCTTCACCTTTGAATGGTACCATAACGGGGAGATCATCAATAGCAGCACCACGGATGAGAGGAAGCACAGCTACACTTTGAGCAAAATAGAGCACAAGCAGGGAGGGAGGTATTACTGCCAGGTTCAGAATAATGAGACGGAGAGCCGGCGGAGCGAGGAAATCACAGTGACAG TGAAAAATGCCCCATGGAAGACTGCCGTGACTGGCTCCACCATAGTCCTACTGCTCAGCATCATCACGTTTTCCTTGATCTACTGCATAGATAAAAAAG GCAAGAGAAAAGAGAAAGAAACTGAGCTCTATCT CAAGGCATCGAAGTTTAAATCAGACGTCTCTGTAGCTGTAACTCCTGCCCACACAGGATATAATAAAG CGTCCCATTCAGTTGTCAGCGACAATGAGGAACGGTCTACCTGCCCGTCATCTGGCACCAGTGCCTTTTACGCTCCTCGGGGAACAGAGAGCTCAGACGacgccttgctgaaggaccagAAATCATCACAAGAAG ATGACCGGAACCCCAATAACTGCACTGAAAAGTCAGCGCTGGTGTGCTGTACAGGAACGCCTACAGTCCCAGCCAATCGCAGTGAAG GTGCTGTTGACACT GGCTCTGTTCTGTATGCCCAGCTAAACCATGACAGAGAGAACCCAAAGCAGATACCTTCTCCACCATAA
- the LOC125718192 gene encoding Fc receptor-like protein 5 isoform X6 yields MDTLPHRLLLLALVSACAGQEVPLDTELAVTIEISFLPSDKIIEGDSLEVHCRVRRPLPPGLKVLVMKGPTILKSGSKKAFWNTSLARAADGGNYTCKAEANGIQKSVSRSVHVAELTITPEISFLPSDKIIEGDSLEVHCRVRRPLPPGLKVLVMRGPTILNSGSQEAFWNTSLAQAADAGTYMCKAEANDIQKSVSRSVHVAELFSKPVLSMPPPDVFEGQMLTFSCKSAHIDSQRINANDVKYHLYKDNVKVADLPSGEYRITADVHHDGNYSCQAEAKSVQKQSLAFVLKTKELTITPEISFLPSDKIIEGDSLEVHCRVRRPPPPGLKVLVMRGPTILNSGSQEAFWNTNLAQAADAGTYMCKAEANDIQKSVSRSVHVAELFSMPVLTVQPADVFEGQMLTFSCKSAHIDSQRINANDVKYHLYKDNMKVADLPSGEYRVTADVHHDGNYSCQAEAKSVQKRSSAFVLKIKVFTINKVTLTILPATEVQRDTDVELKCDCAANVSKMATLTYQYSFYKYEQLIHAENHSFSHLSHRLHAVRVPTSGLYSCEVKILTASKRSEAEFLRVTGVETPSLKVSSGEIFEGEELSVECRAPKEEGPFSFSFYYNATLFHTNSSKENFLSTKLKFEQAGKYEVHCNYKLMLFQATSEKSNREAVTVRELFSKPVLSMPPPDVFEGQMLTFSCKSAHIDSQRINANDVKYHLYKDNVKVEDLPSGEYRITADVHHDGNYSCQAEAKSVRKQSLAFVLKTKVLVSEPLIEAWGNVILGRPFSIVCQSVRGSLPITYTLLFKGNAVSSFIVHSPQDRAIFNITSMTINSREEIRDFKCFAQNFGDKSKRPSLALNTTVTEPVSDPQLTAMTSTGNVVEGKELILFCTVKDGSPPFTFEWYHNGEIINSSTTDERKHSYTLSKIEHKQGGRYYCQVQNNETESRRSEEITVTVKNAPWKTAVTGSTIVLLLSIITFSLIYCIDKKGKRKEKETELYLKASKFKSDVSVAVTPAHTGYNKASHSVVSDNEERSTCPSSGTSAFYAPRGTESSDDALLKDQKSSQEDDRNPNNCTEKSALVCCTGTPTVPANRSEGAVDTGSVLYAQLNHDRENPKQIPSPP; encoded by the exons ATGGACACCCTACCTCACCGCCTGCTCCTCCTGGCCCTCGTCTCTGCCT GTGCAGGGCAAGAAGTCCCGTTGGACACAG AACTCGCCGTTACGATTGAGATTAGCTTTCTGCCGTCGGATAAAATCATTgagggggacagcctggaggtCCACTGCAGGGTCCGCCGGCCCCTACCACCTGGCCTCAAAGTCCTCGTGATGAAGGGCCCCACCATCCTGAAGAGCGGATCAAAAAAAGCCTTCTGGAACACGAGCCTGGCACGAGCAGCAGATGGTGGAAATTATACGTGCAAAGCAGAGGCTAACGGCATACAGAAGAGCGTCTCGCGCTCCGTGCATGTGGCAG AACTCACCATTACGCCTGAGATTAGCTTTCTGCCGTCGGATAAAATCATTgagggggacagcctggaggtCCACTGCAGGGTCCGCCGGCCCCTACCACCTGGCCTCAAAGTCCTCGTGATGAGGGGCCCCACCATCCTGAATAGCGGATCACAAGAAGCCTTCTGGAACACGAGCCTGGCACAAGCAGCAGATGCTGGAACTTACATGTGCAAAGCAGAGGCTAACGACATACAGAAGAGCGTCTCGCGCTCCGTGCATGTGGCAG AGTTGTTCTCGAAGCCAGTGTTGTCCATGCCACCTCCAGATGTCTTTGAAGGACAGATGCTGACATTTTCCTGCAAGTCTGCCCACATAGACTCCCAAAGAATCAACGCCAATGATGTGAAATATCACCTCTACAAGGATAACGTCAAAGTGGCAGATCTTCCATCTGGAGAGTACAGAATAACTGCAGACGTGCATCACGATGGGAATTACTCCTGTCAGGCCGAGGCTAAATCCGTCCAAAAACAGAGCTTAGCTTTTGTCCTGAAAACGAAAG AACTCACCATTACGCCTGAGATTAGCTTTCTGCCGTCGGATAAAATCATTgagggggacagcctggaggtCCACTGCAGGGTCCGCCGGCCCCCACCACCTGGCCTCAAAGTCCTCGTGATGAGGGGCCCCACCATCCTGAATAGCGGATCACAAGAAGCCTTCTGGAACACGAACCTGGCACAAGCAGCAGATGCTGGAACTTACATGTGCAAAGCAGAGGCTAATGACATACAGAAGAGCGTCTCGCGCTCCGTGCATGTGGCAG AGTTGTTCTCAATGCCAGTGTTGACCGTACAACCAGCAGATGTCTTTGAAGGACAGATGCTGACATTTTCTTGCAAGTCTGCCCACATAGACTCCCAAAGAATCAACGCCAATGATGTGAAATATCACCTCTACAAGGATAACATGAAAGTGGCAGATCTTCCATCTGGAGAGTACAGAGTAACTGCAGACGTGCATCACGATGGGAATTACTCCTGTCAGGCCGAGGCTAAATCCGTCCAAAAACGGAGCTCAGCGTTTGTCCTGAAAATTAAAG TCTTCACCATAAACAAAGTGACACTGACGATTTTACCAGCCACTGAGGTACAGAGAGACACTGACGTCGAGCTCAAATGCGACTGTGCTGCCAACGTGTCCAAGATGGCCACCCTAACCTACCAATATAGCTTCTATAAATACGAGCAGCTGATACACGCAGAAAACCACAGCTTCAGCCACCTGAGCCACCGCCTGCATGCGGTCAGGGTTCCCACCTCTGGATTGTACTCCTGTGAGGTCAAGATCCTGACTGCCAGCAAGAGGAGCGAGGCAGAGTTTCTCAGAGTCACAG GTGTGGAGACTCCCTCTCTGAAAGTGTCCAGCGGTGAAATCTTTGAGGGGGAGGAACTAAGTGTTGAGTGCAGAGCCCCCAAGGAGGAGGGTCCCTTCTCCTTCAGTTTCTACTACAACGCGACCCTCTTTCACACGAACTCCAGCAAAGAAAACTTTCTGTCGACCAAGCTGAAGTTTGAGCAGGCAGGAAAGTATGAAGTGCACTGTAACTATAAACTAATGCTATTCCAGGCAACATCGGAGAAGAGCAACAGGGAGGCGGTGACTGTGCGAG AGTTGTTCTCGAAGCCAGTGTTGTCCATGCCACCTCCAGATGTCTTTGAAGGACAGATGCTGACATTTTCCTGCAAGTCTGCCCACATAGACTCCCAAAGAATCAACGCCAATGACGTGAAATATCACCTCTACAAAGATAACGTCAAAGtggaagatcttccatctggagAGTACAGAATAACTGCAGACGTGCATCACGATGGGAATTACTCCTGTCAGGCCGAGGCTAAATCCGTCCGAAAACAGAGCTTAGCGTTTGTCCTGAAAACGAAAG TCCTGGTGTCCGAGCCCCTGATCGAGGCCTGGGGGAATGTGATCCTGGGGAGGCCCTTTTCCATTGTATGCCAGAGTGTGCGAGGCAGCCTGCCCATCACCTACACTTTGCTGTTTAAGGGGAACGCGGTCAGCAGCTTCATTGTGCACTCGCCTCAGGACCGAGCCATCTTCAACATTACCAGCATGACCATCAATTCAAGGGAAGAGATCCGCGATTTCAAATGCTTTGCCCAGAACTTTGGGGACAAGTCAAAGAGGCCTAGCCTTGCACTCAACACTACAGTCACAG AGCCAGTGTCGGATCCACAGCTTACGGCCATGACCAGCACCGGAAACGTGGTTGAAGGGAAAGAGCTAATCCTCTTCTGCACTGTCAAAGACGGCTCCCCTCCCTTCACCTTTGAATGGTACCATAACGGGGAGATCATCAATAGCAGCACCACGGATGAGAGGAAGCACAGCTACACTTTGAGCAAAATAGAGCACAAGCAGGGAGGGAGGTATTACTGCCAGGTTCAGAATAATGAGACGGAGAGCCGGCGGAGCGAGGAAATCACAGTGACAG TGAAAAATGCCCCATGGAAGACTGCCGTGACTGGCTCCACCATAGTCCTACTGCTCAGCATCATCACGTTTTCCTTGATCTACTGCATAGATAAAAAAG GCAAGAGAAAAGAGAAAGAAACTGAGCTCTATCT CAAGGCATCGAAGTTTAAATCAGACGTCTCTGTAGCTGTAACTCCTGCCCACACAGGATATAATAAAG CGTCCCATTCAGTTGTCAGCGACAATGAGGAACGGTCTACCTGCCCGTCATCTGGCACCAGTGCCTTTTACGCTCCTCGGGGAACAGAGAGCTCAGACGacgccttgctgaaggaccagAAATCATCACAAGAAG ATGACCGGAACCCCAATAACTGCACTGAAAAGTCAGCGCTGGTGTGCTGTACAGGAACGCCTACAGTCCCAGCCAATCGCAGTGAAG GTGCTGTTGACACT GGCTCTGTTCTGTATGCCCAGCTAAACCATGACAGAGAGAACCCAAAGCAGATACCTTCTCCACCATAA